A segment of the Bacillales bacterium genome:
GATTGACGTTGAATCATAATCGCAATCATATGATCCGAGCCGTTCTCGAAGGCGTTCTCTATCAACTGGACATGGTGGTAGCGGCATTGAAAACCGCTGATGTCGAACCAATGGAATTCCGAGCGACCGGTGGATTTACAAAATCGCGGGCGTGGCGGCAAATGATGGCAGACATTTTCGCCGCCGATATTTTCGTGCCCGCGAGCAACAGCAGTGCTTGCTTTGGAGCGGCAATGCTGGCGATGAAAGCGCTGCATTGGATCGATGATTTTTCCACCGCGGTTGCCAAGGTGCAGTTGCAACATCGGCATGTTCCGATTGTCGAAAACGTGAAAATCTACGAATCTTACAAACCGATTTTTCATCGGTTAGCGGAATCGCTGCAGCCCGAGTTTTCGGCGCTGTCCGAGTTAACGAAAAAACGAAAGTAGAAGTAAGCGTAGTTCAACGATGCAAATGACAGTCGTGTGGAACGACGGTCGAAGTGTCGTTCATGTCATCTATTTTATTAAGGAGGGAAAGTAATGTCTGGAGGTTGGCTTGTTTTAATTGCGGCTTTAGGCGTCTTGTTCTTGTTGTTTCTCGTCATGAAAACGAAGCTGCAAGCTTTTATCGCATTGATCGTTGTCAGTTATTTGGTTGGAATTTTTTCCGGACTGGATCTTGCAGACATCATTAAGGCTGTTCAAGCTGGCATGGGAGGAACGGTTGGCGAAATTGCGGTCATCATCGGTATGGGTGCGATGTTCGGAGAAATTTTGAAAGTGTCCGGAGGAGCCGAGCGGCTCGCTTTATACTTAACGAAAAAGTTTGGGGAAAGTCGCGTACATTGGGCACTTGCGCTTACCGGTTTCATCATTTCGATTCCGGTATTTCTTGATGTAGCTTTTGTTATTTTGGTTCCGATTTTATACAGTATGGCTAGACGAACAAAAAAATCTTTGCTCTTTTTCGGAATTCCGTTGCTTGCCGGCCTTGCGGTCACGCACAGTTTCGTACCCCCGACCCCTGGACCGATCGCAACGGCCGCTCTTGTTCACGCCAATATCGGTTGGGTCATCCTGTTCGGTCTGATCGCCGGTATTCCGGCTACGATTTTGGCTGGTCCGGTTTTCGGGAAATACATCGCCGGTAAAATCCACGTCAAAGTTCCGGAATACATGATCAGTGAAACGGAAGAAATCGATGACAGCAAAGAATTGCCGAATTTTTGGA
Coding sequences within it:
- a CDS encoding gluconate:H+ symporter; its protein translation is MSGGWLVLIAALGVLFLLFLVMKTKLQAFIALIVVSYLVGIFSGLDLADIIKAVQAGMGGTVGEIAVIIGMGAMFGEILKVSGGAERLALYLTKKFGESRVHWALALTGFIISIPVFLDVAFVILVPILYSMARRTKKSLLFFGIPLLAGLAVTHSFVPPTPGPIATAALVHANIGWVILFGLIAGIPATILAGPVFGKYIAGKIHVKVPEYMISETEEIDDSKELPNFWTIASLIILPLALILLNTLSAATLPEGNGLRAILTFIGNPFVALTITTLLTLWVLGTKRGYSKDELQEICTKALEPAGIIILITGAGGVFGQVLVETGVGDVLANAMKDAHMPLIIFAFLIAAIVRIAQGSATVAMITAGSLVSPVIGAFDVSGAMLGLLVIAISCGATIASHVNDSGFWLVNRFFGMSEKDTLKSWTVMETIIALVGFAVVLLISLFI